From one Thalassoroseus pseudoceratinae genomic stretch:
- a CDS encoding nucleoside hydrolase — MGQKVIIDTDSGIGDAVALAVALLDPQLDVLGVTATAGCVSGPSAFRNVQAVVEHLDPLKWPRFGFSDGQAAVSQIDVGPADVSMTQLHGPSGMGDWEFRMADLHHRHESAKLMIDIVRSEPNEVSLLCLGPLTNLELANERFPGFLDLIHGIVFAGGTVATGGDVTAAAEFNVFADPEAARQVLTSPASKTLVPLDVSRKFLLTLDQFDRIKSKAKEEVVSLLDRLLPFAFRAHHQHLGIEGVALTELVALASLARPRLFEREPMAVDVETNGELTRGMTVFDRRGIPRWQSNIDVVTEADIQGVADYLAEVLSSN; from the coding sequence GTGGGCCAGAAGGTAATTATCGACACCGATTCAGGAATCGGCGATGCCGTGGCGTTGGCGGTGGCGTTACTGGATCCACAACTTGATGTGCTTGGTGTGACGGCCACCGCAGGGTGCGTGAGTGGTCCATCGGCGTTTCGGAACGTGCAAGCGGTGGTGGAACATCTCGATCCACTCAAGTGGCCGCGTTTCGGTTTCTCGGACGGTCAGGCGGCGGTCAGCCAGATTGATGTCGGTCCGGCCGATGTCTCGATGACGCAGTTGCACGGGCCATCCGGCATGGGTGACTGGGAATTTCGCATGGCCGACCTGCACCATCGTCATGAGTCGGCCAAACTCATGATCGACATTGTCCGGTCGGAACCGAATGAAGTTTCGCTGTTGTGTCTGGGTCCGTTGACGAACTTGGAATTGGCCAACGAACGGTTTCCGGGGTTCCTCGATTTGATTCATGGAATCGTGTTCGCAGGTGGTACGGTCGCGACGGGTGGCGATGTCACCGCGGCTGCCGAATTCAACGTTTTCGCCGATCCCGAAGCCGCTCGACAAGTGCTGACCTCCCCCGCGTCAAAAACGCTGGTTCCTTTGGACGTCAGCCGAAAGTTTCTGCTCACTCTCGATCAATTCGACCGCATCAAATCTAAGGCCAAGGAAGAAGTCGTCAGCCTGCTGGACCGTCTGTTGCCGTTCGCTTTTCGCGCTCACCATCAGCATTTGGGGATCGAAGGTGTGGCGTTGACAGAGTTGGTAGCTTTGGCGTCGTTGGCACGTCCACGCTTGTTCGAGCGAGAACCGATGGCCGTCGATGTGGAAACGAACGGCGAACTGACCCGAGGCATGACGGTCTTCGATCGACGAGGCATCCCGCGTTGGCAAAGCAATATCGACGTGGTCACCGAAGCCGACATTCAAGGTGTCGCTGATTACCTCGCCGAAGTTCTGTCCTCGAATTGA
- a CDS encoding YidC/Oxa1 family membrane protein insertase, which yields MLSYPPTVFAFSIGEPAQQLIEWLESYVNDYGMSVVLGMLIVRLFLLPMTISQRRNSLLIKQLKPELDAIRLEYAGDPQRMRQEQQERLRSVGFNPLAGCVSFLVIGLIFYSFHTAISQIAGFDAKAPFWGQTWIENLKKPDELFDFNFRLPLVGKSFHLLPFIPLAYLLIRNTLIPRDRKPLMQSGLLGALAFGVFLYHLPSADWLLLLTFLSVSEIENFLMPSPPTPMPTKADENDALESHPS from the coding sequence ATGCTGAGTTACCCACCGACCGTCTTCGCGTTCTCGATTGGCGAACCAGCCCAACAGTTGATCGAATGGCTTGAATCGTACGTCAACGATTACGGCATGAGTGTTGTGCTCGGTATGCTTATCGTTCGATTGTTTCTGTTACCGATGACGATTTCCCAACGTCGCAACAGCTTGCTGATCAAACAACTCAAGCCCGAGTTGGACGCGATTCGGCTTGAATACGCCGGCGACCCGCAACGAATGCGACAGGAGCAACAAGAACGGTTGCGGTCTGTGGGATTCAATCCCCTTGCGGGATGTGTGTCGTTCTTGGTGATCGGGCTGATCTTCTATTCCTTCCACACCGCGATTTCGCAGATCGCCGGTTTCGATGCCAAAGCACCGTTTTGGGGACAAACGTGGATTGAAAACCTCAAGAAACCGGACGAACTTTTCGACTTCAATTTCCGGTTGCCGTTAGTTGGGAAGTCATTCCACTTGCTGCCGTTCATTCCACTGGCGTATTTGCTGATTCGCAATACGCTGATCCCCCGCGATCGGAAGCCGCTGATGCAAAGTGGCCTGCTCGGTGCGTTGGCGTTTGGCGTCTTTCTGTATCATCTTCCCTCGGCAGATTGGTTGCTGCTGTTGACGTTCCTCAGCGTTAGTGAAATCGAGAATTTCTTGATGCCAAGTCCACCGACACCAATGCCAACCAAAGCCGACGAAAACGACGCCCTGGAATCTCATCCGTCATAA
- a CDS encoding metallophosphoesterase family protein has translation MLRFLHVADLHLGLRITRFDGTAIDRIREARFAALERIRDEVDPSEAGDQFVIIAGDLFDDVRVSRSISNRTFKLLESFSVPVLLIPGNHDPYEPGSLWEMPPWDGTSNQRVQLLCERQPFTGIEGVTILPCPVFRKRSADDPTRWIADHPRTDDDGFRIGIAHGSVMDRPDLPTDDHPISPSAPTDLDLDYLALGHWHGQKLYTSDASAVRMAYPGVHEPMRFRDDSRVAGWQPYSSGTDREEFLDTGDGTALRVTIEKPGATPTVESVNVQHFRWRSRTEHVTNEAEFDAILQRVAEQENYERMLLKLKLTGTLPVGVLHRVEELRDVLGRYAVSELDDEELTVEPTSEEVREIIGTGVLGQVHQRLQELSQTASPDTDPAVIEHATRVLYKLAAKVK, from the coding sequence ATGCTGCGGTTTTTGCATGTTGCCGACTTGCATCTCGGTTTGCGGATCACACGGTTTGACGGCACAGCGATCGACCGGATTCGGGAAGCCCGGTTTGCGGCTCTCGAACGAATCCGCGATGAAGTCGATCCATCCGAAGCGGGTGATCAATTTGTGATCATCGCTGGCGATCTATTCGACGACGTCCGCGTGAGTCGGTCGATCTCGAATCGGACGTTCAAATTGCTTGAAAGTTTCTCCGTGCCGGTACTGTTGATTCCCGGCAACCACGATCCGTACGAACCCGGTTCGTTGTGGGAAATGCCTCCATGGGACGGCACGAGCAACCAACGCGTGCAACTGCTGTGCGAGCGGCAACCGTTCACGGGAATCGAGGGAGTGACAATCCTGCCCTGCCCTGTTTTTCGCAAGCGATCGGCAGACGATCCCACACGCTGGATCGCCGATCATCCCCGCACCGATGACGACGGTTTTCGGATCGGCATCGCACACGGCAGCGTGATGGACCGCCCAGATTTGCCGACCGATGACCACCCCATTTCACCGTCCGCTCCCACCGATCTCGACTTGGATTATTTGGCGCTCGGACACTGGCATGGGCAGAAACTCTACACCAGCGACGCATCCGCGGTTCGCATGGCGTACCCCGGTGTGCATGAGCCGATGCGGTTTCGTGACGACTCCCGCGTGGCCGGTTGGCAACCGTATTCTTCCGGCACCGATCGCGAGGAGTTTCTCGATACCGGAGACGGAACCGCGTTGCGTGTGACGATCGAAAAACCGGGAGCCACTCCGACGGTGGAAAGCGTGAACGTCCAGCATTTCCGTTGGCGATCGCGGACCGAACACGTCACCAATGAAGCCGAGTTCGACGCCATCTTGCAGCGAGTGGCCGAGCAAGAAAATTACGAACGCATGTTGCTCAAACTCAAGCTGACCGGCACCCTGCCGGTGGGTGTGTTGCATCGTGTGGAAGAACTTCGCGACGTGCTCGGTCGGTATGCGGTTTCGGAATTGGACGATGAAGAATTGACCGTCGAACCGACTTCCGAGGAAGTTCGCGAAATCATCGGCACCGGTGTGCTGGGTCAAGTTCATCAGCGATTGCAAGAACTCTCGCAAACGGCCAGCCCCGATACCGATCCCGCCGTCATCGAACACGCCACGCGAGTGCTCTACAAACTCGCGGCGAAAGTGAAATAA
- the obgE gene encoding GTPase ObgE produces the protein MFVDRVEIYCEAGDGGNGCMSFRRETHVPRGGPDGGDGGKGGDIIIRAESNISSLANIVGHKHWKAGRGGHGEGNLRTGKNGDDALILVPPGTLVKDIERGHVLKDLATDGDSVILCRGGKGGRGNKHFATATHQTPREFEPGETGDKRSVLLELKLIADVGLIGMPNAGKSTLLSRLSRATPEIANYPFTTKYPNLGLVSVGFDDHFVLADIPGLIEGAHAGVGLGHEFLRHVERTRVLVHLVEPAPMDGSDPVENYFKIREELRLYDAELAKRPELIAITKSELPDAEAAAELLAEKLGHPVRQISAVTGDGLDPLKQKIIETLNSLPEAETESA, from the coding sequence ATGTTTGTCGATCGAGTGGAAATCTATTGCGAAGCCGGTGACGGGGGCAACGGCTGCATGAGTTTCCGTCGGGAGACGCACGTCCCACGCGGCGGTCCCGATGGCGGTGACGGTGGCAAGGGTGGCGACATCATCATCCGAGCCGAGTCGAACATTTCCAGCTTGGCGAACATCGTTGGTCATAAACATTGGAAAGCCGGGCGCGGTGGGCATGGCGAAGGCAACTTGCGGACCGGCAAGAACGGCGATGATGCCCTGATTCTCGTTCCGCCGGGCACATTGGTCAAAGACATCGAACGCGGTCACGTCCTGAAAGATTTGGCGACCGACGGCGATTCGGTGATTCTCTGTCGCGGTGGCAAAGGCGGACGCGGCAACAAACACTTTGCGACGGCGACGCATCAAACGCCACGTGAGTTCGAACCCGGCGAAACCGGCGACAAACGCAGTGTGCTGCTCGAACTGAAACTCATTGCCGACGTCGGTTTGATCGGCATGCCGAACGCGGGCAAAAGCACGCTGTTGAGCCGGCTATCACGGGCGACTCCGGAGATCGCGAATTATCCGTTTACCACGAAGTACCCGAACTTGGGGTTGGTGTCGGTGGGGTTTGATGATCACTTCGTGCTTGCGGACATTCCCGGTTTGATTGAGGGAGCCCATGCGGGGGTTGGGTTGGGGCACGAGTTCCTCCGCCATGTCGAACGCACGCGGGTCTTGGTTCACCTGGTGGAACCTGCCCCGATGGACGGCAGCGATCCGGTGGAAAACTATTTCAAGATCCGCGAAGAACTGCGGTTGTACGATGCGGAGTTAGCCAAGCGTCCGGAGCTAATTGCCATCACCAAAAGTGAACTCCCTGATGCCGAGGCAGCCGCCGAATTACTCGCGGAGAAACTTGGTCATCCGGTGCGTCAGATCTCTGCGGTGACCGGAGACGGGCTCGACCCGTTGAAACAAAAAATCATCGAGACCCTAAATTCACTGCCGGAAGCTGAAACTGAATCCGCTTGA
- the csrA gene encoding carbon storage regulator CsrA gives MLVLTRKLNQKIMIGDSIEVMVVEIRGDRVRLGIAADKSVPIHREEVYNAIQDQECEPQTA, from the coding sequence ATGCTGGTGCTGACGCGAAAGCTCAATCAAAAAATCATGATCGGTGATTCCATCGAAGTCATGGTGGTGGAAATTCGAGGCGACCGTGTTCGTCTGGGGATTGCCGCCGACAAATCCGTCCCGATTCATCGGGAAGAAGTCTACAACGCGATTCAAGATCAGGAGTGCGAACCGCAAACTGCGTGA
- the msrB gene encoding peptide-methionine (R)-S-oxide reductase MsrB, with amino-acid sequence MVEPFRLSEDEWRERLSPEEFYVLRQHGTERAGTGCFVGTKEPGTYVCAGCGHPLFRSGGKFESGTGWPSFTEPISEEAVSEHTDTSHGMTRTEVRCARCEGHLGHVFPDGPPPTGMRYCINSVAMKHMPE; translated from the coding sequence ATGGTGGAACCGTTTCGATTGAGCGAAGACGAATGGCGGGAGCGATTGTCGCCGGAGGAATTCTACGTGCTCCGACAACACGGCACCGAGCGGGCGGGCACGGGGTGTTTTGTCGGCACGAAAGAACCGGGCACGTACGTGTGTGCCGGCTGCGGACATCCATTGTTTCGCTCCGGCGGGAAATTCGAATCCGGCACGGGTTGGCCCTCGTTCACCGAGCCGATTTCTGAAGAGGCTGTCAGCGAACACACCGACACATCCCATGGCATGACACGCACGGAAGTTCGCTGCGCCCGTTGCGAGGGGCATTTGGGTCACGTCTTCCCCGACGGCCCACCACCCACCGGAATGCGGTATTGCATCAACTCCGTCGCCATGAAACACATGCCAGAGTGA
- a CDS encoding sulfatase family protein: MFRLLVIVTVLAVSTGSRLTEAAPNFLVFIADDQGFGDLSCYGHPTLKTPHIDRLAREGMQFERAFLTTSSCSPTRCSFLTGRYPHNTGAEDLHEPLPSSQKSLAAYLQPAGYHTMAVGKWHLGNDEKAHWNAIQECSGAETATKAIKLLQARPKDQPFFFWVASKDPHRPFDKFKPVRRTAEDEILPLYTAKDVVVPPYLPDHELIREDIADYYNEIVRFDHHVGEILDELAEQDVLDDTFIVYLSDNGMPFPRAKTTLYDSGIRTPLLIRYPPLVKAGRVQRELVSSIDVTATMLELVDIDAPTVQGQSLKNLLTDPEATGREAIFAEANWHDFEQFTRAVRTDRFLLIRNYYWQKPLWNSVDSVNSITWIGFQQALSQGELTPAQKFLLVEPRPFEELYDLQLDPHSLENVASDPQYTEHLNDLRIQLDNWRVETNDVMPEEPRRDGWTRDGRPLPHNQPWYDRYIKAGGENNFEKF, from the coding sequence ATGTTTCGTCTTCTCGTGATCGTCACCGTTTTGGCTGTTTCGACTGGCTCTCGATTGACCGAGGCGGCTCCGAATTTCTTGGTCTTCATCGCAGACGATCAGGGGTTTGGCGATCTGAGTTGTTACGGACATCCCACGCTGAAAACGCCACACATCGACCGCTTGGCTCGCGAGGGAATGCAATTCGAACGGGCGTTCCTCACGACGAGTTCGTGCAGTCCCACGCGATGCAGTTTTCTCACCGGCCGCTACCCGCACAACACCGGGGCCGAAGACCTGCATGAACCGTTGCCATCCAGTCAGAAATCGCTCGCCGCGTACTTGCAACCAGCGGGCTATCACACAATGGCCGTCGGCAAATGGCATCTTGGCAATGACGAAAAAGCCCATTGGAACGCGATCCAAGAATGTAGTGGTGCGGAGACAGCGACAAAAGCCATCAAGTTGCTCCAAGCTCGCCCGAAAGACCAACCGTTCTTCTTCTGGGTGGCATCGAAAGATCCGCATCGGCCGTTTGACAAATTCAAACCGGTCCGTAGGACGGCCGAAGACGAAATTCTTCCACTCTACACGGCGAAAGATGTCGTCGTGCCGCCGTATCTGCCGGATCATGAGTTGATCCGTGAAGACATCGCAGATTACTACAATGAAATCGTCCGCTTCGATCATCATGTGGGAGAGATTCTCGACGAACTTGCCGAGCAGGATGTGCTCGACGACACCTTCATCGTGTACCTTTCCGATAATGGCATGCCGTTTCCGCGGGCGAAAACGACGCTGTACGATTCCGGCATCCGCACACCGCTCTTGATTCGTTATCCGCCGCTCGTGAAAGCCGGTCGCGTGCAACGGGAGTTGGTGAGCAGCATCGACGTGACCGCCACGATGCTCGAACTCGTCGACATCGACGCACCCACGGTGCAGGGCCAATCGCTCAAGAACCTGCTGACCGATCCGGAAGCGACTGGTCGAGAGGCAATTTTTGCCGAAGCGAATTGGCACGACTTCGAACAATTCACGCGAGCCGTGCGGACCGATCGGTTTCTGCTCATTCGCAATTACTATTGGCAAAAACCGTTATGGAATAGTGTCGATTCGGTCAACTCGATAACGTGGATTGGCTTTCAACAGGCGTTATCGCAAGGCGAACTCACACCGGCTCAGAAGTTCCTACTCGTCGAACCGCGACCGTTCGAAGAGCTTTACGATTTGCAACTCGATCCGCATTCACTCGAAAACGTGGCGAGCGATCCGCAGTACACGGAACACCTCAACGATCTGAGAATTCAACTCGATAACTGGCGGGTCGAGACCAACGATGTGATGCCGGAGGAACCACGTCGTGACGGTTGGACTCGCGACGGTCGTCCGTTGCCGCACAATCAACCCTGGTACGATCGGTATATCAAAGCCGGTGGCGAGAACAACTTCGAGAAGTTCTGA
- a CDS encoding MDR/zinc-dependent alcohol dehydrogenase-like family protein translates to MRAVRLSPQGLDLKVDFPPPQPTENEVLVRVLKAGICETDLQLIHGYMGFRGTLGHEFVGVAESGRYAGQRVVGAINCACGVCETCQQNRPHHCPHRSVLGILDRDGAFADKLVLPERNLYPVDDSIPTEHAVFVEPLAAALRILEQVPIDSRHRVLILGDGRLGNLCAQAIATTGANLAVVGKHPEKLALLINEGITTHLLDNLDLSKRADIVVDCTGSENGFSTALKLVRPEGTIVLKTTVAGEQTTQLWPVVVDEVKVIGSRCGNFVPALEALRQHRVNVAPMISAIRPLEDYHAAFDDARRKNMIKVLFHISD, encoded by the coding sequence ATGCGAGCTGTGCGACTCAGCCCCCAGGGACTGGATCTGAAAGTCGATTTCCCGCCTCCGCAGCCAACCGAAAACGAAGTGTTGGTTCGTGTGTTGAAAGCTGGGATTTGTGAAACGGATTTGCAATTGATTCACGGATACATGGGGTTCCGTGGCACATTGGGACACGAATTCGTTGGGGTTGCCGAAAGCGGTCGGTATGCCGGTCAGCGTGTGGTTGGTGCGATCAACTGCGCATGCGGTGTCTGCGAAACCTGCCAACAGAATCGCCCGCACCATTGCCCGCATCGTTCGGTACTCGGCATTTTGGATCGTGATGGTGCATTCGCCGACAAACTGGTTCTGCCGGAACGCAATCTCTACCCAGTGGATGATAGTATCCCGACAGAGCACGCGGTTTTCGTCGAACCATTGGCAGCCGCGTTACGCATCTTGGAGCAAGTCCCGATCGACTCCCGACATCGCGTGTTGATTCTCGGTGACGGTCGGTTGGGGAATCTGTGTGCTCAGGCGATCGCCACGACGGGAGCGAACTTGGCCGTCGTCGGCAAACATCCCGAGAAACTCGCGTTGCTCATCAATGAAGGCATCACGACGCATTTGCTAGACAATCTTGATCTCTCCAAACGGGCTGATATCGTGGTTGATTGCACCGGTTCGGAGAACGGGTTCTCCACGGCGTTAAAGCTCGTTCGACCGGAAGGCACGATTGTGCTCAAAACGACCGTGGCCGGTGAGCAAACAACTCAGCTTTGGCCGGTTGTGGTGGATGAAGTGAAGGTCATTGGGTCACGCTGTGGAAATTTCGTGCCGGCTCTCGAAGCATTGCGACAGCACCGTGTGAACGTGGCACCGATGATTTCCGCGATCCGTCCGCTCGAAGATTATCACGCTGCCTTTGACGACGCCCGCCGAAAAAATATGATCAAGGTTCTGTTTCACATCAGCGATTGA
- a CDS encoding dihydroorotase, giving the protein MRTLIAGAECVLPSGKQSVNVLIDSTSGKILDLDPATTAAVDQRVDASGLHLLPGVVDDQVHFRDPGLTHKEDLHTGSLACAKGGVTTFFEMPNTNPNTITKEELHKKLDLAASKCVVNYGFYIGATPDNVPELQSVNRTPGIKIFIGSSTGNLLVDEQAALEKIFAETSLPICAHCEDETTVRANAARLDGGKSYADHSLIRDHEAALIATKRSVDLAVRHNHRFHVLHVSTAHEAEFLQEHHNLITAEACPHHLFFNIDDYERLGSLVQMNPSIKTDCDNRALWDALRSNVIQVIATDHAPHTLEEKDQPYPKSPSGVPAVENSLALMLDAVHRGECTLEQVVHWMCDAPARVWDAVGKGRIEVGYDADLVLVDLERTHTIRNAEQVTKSRWSPWDGVALTGQPLKTWVGGNLVYDDGRLDTEHRGAEVQFDHDRGGYWATTD; this is encoded by the coding sequence ATGCGAACTTTGATTGCCGGTGCTGAGTGTGTTCTGCCGTCTGGAAAACAGTCGGTGAATGTGTTGATCGATTCCACATCAGGGAAGATTCTTGATCTCGATCCGGCGACGACGGCCGCGGTCGATCAGCGTGTGGATGCAAGTGGTCTCCATTTGTTGCCGGGCGTTGTCGACGATCAGGTGCACTTTCGCGATCCCGGTCTAACCCACAAAGAGGATTTGCACACCGGCAGTTTGGCGTGTGCGAAGGGCGGCGTGACGACGTTCTTTGAAATGCCGAACACGAATCCGAATACCATTACTAAGGAAGAGCTGCACAAGAAACTCGACCTAGCGGCGTCGAAGTGTGTGGTGAACTACGGTTTCTACATTGGTGCCACGCCGGATAACGTCCCTGAATTGCAATCGGTGAACCGTACGCCGGGCATCAAGATTTTCATCGGTTCAAGCACTGGGAATTTGCTGGTCGACGAGCAAGCCGCGCTCGAGAAAATCTTCGCGGAAACGTCGCTGCCGATTTGTGCTCATTGCGAAGATGAAACAACCGTCCGAGCGAATGCAGCTCGGTTGGATGGCGGAAAATCCTACGCGGATCATTCGCTGATTCGCGATCATGAAGCCGCTTTGATTGCCACAAAACGGTCGGTGGATTTGGCGGTGCGGCACAATCATCGATTCCATGTGCTACACGTTTCGACCGCTCACGAAGCGGAGTTCTTGCAGGAACACCACAATCTCATCACCGCGGAAGCGTGCCCGCACCACTTGTTCTTCAACATCGACGATTACGAACGTCTCGGTTCGTTGGTGCAGATGAATCCGTCGATCAAAACCGATTGCGACAACCGGGCGTTGTGGGACGCATTGCGGTCGAATGTCATTCAAGTCATTGCGACTGATCACGCACCGCATACGTTGGAAGAGAAGGATCAGCCATACCCGAAATCGCCGTCCGGTGTGCCGGCTGTCGAAAACTCGTTGGCGTTGATGCTGGATGCCGTCCATCGTGGTGAGTGCACCTTGGAACAAGTCGTCCACTGGATGTGCGATGCTCCCGCACGTGTTTGGGACGCGGTCGGGAAGGGGCGGATCGAAGTCGGTTACGATGCCGACTTGGTCCTCGTCGATTTGGAGCGAACGCACACGATCCGCAATGCCGAGCAAGTCACGAAGTCCAGGTGGAGTCCATGGGACGGCGTGGCGTTGACTGGGCAACCTTTGAAGACCTGGGTTGGTGGGAACCTCGTTTATGATGACGGTCGCTTGGACACCGAGCATCGCGGAGCGGAAGTGCAATTCGATCACGATCGCGGCGGCTATTGGGCCACAACAGACTAA
- a CDS encoding zinc ribbon domain-containing protein — protein sequence MSEVDLKELHDLHLQLHDVQKSLRRGPKQIARYQQAIETRQQELQDAKQHLKDLQHTASVKNQDLQVLESKIVDLNVKLNAAKTNQEFDVFQRQIEADTTAKEVAEVEILETLERIDHQQGAVKKAEAAVVDAEAEAKEIAEKIAAAEAGLKRQEEELAGQVADREKLIPATVLKQYRRVVAVQGANCLSPVENKTCQACYTKLSPQHNVEVNTGKYLFCRSCGRLLYKA from the coding sequence ATGTCCGAGGTTGATCTGAAGGAACTGCACGATTTGCACTTGCAGCTGCATGATGTGCAAAAGTCGCTACGGCGGGGGCCGAAGCAAATCGCCCGCTACCAGCAAGCCATTGAGACGCGACAGCAAGAACTTCAAGATGCCAAGCAACACCTCAAGGATTTGCAGCACACCGCGAGTGTGAAGAACCAGGACTTGCAGGTTCTCGAAAGCAAAATTGTCGACTTGAACGTGAAGCTGAACGCCGCCAAGACGAACCAAGAGTTCGATGTCTTTCAACGGCAGATCGAAGCCGACACAACCGCGAAAGAAGTGGCGGAAGTCGAAATTTTGGAAACTTTGGAACGGATCGATCACCAACAAGGTGCGGTGAAGAAGGCCGAGGCTGCCGTTGTCGATGCCGAGGCGGAAGCCAAAGAGATCGCGGAAAAAATCGCCGCCGCTGAAGCCGGCTTGAAGCGACAAGAAGAAGAACTGGCTGGCCAAGTGGCGGACCGAGAAAAGCTGATTCCGGCGACCGTTCTGAAGCAGTACCGCCGCGTTGTGGCCGTTCAGGGGGCCAACTGTCTGAGCCCGGTCGAAAATAAAACCTGCCAAGCGTGCTACACCAAATTGAGCCCACAACACAACGTGGAAGTCAACACAGGCAAATACCTGTTTTGCCGCTCGTGTGGTCGGTTGCTTTACAAAGCGTAA
- the rpoD gene encoding RNA polymerase sigma factor RpoD, whose product MYRLHNDLHELITRGKKQGFLTFSQVNAYLPNEAPNPQKLDNLVECMDEIGLDVISDEQAGLPPVDDGKKKSKPRKPRELSEEDRSRRIDDPVRMYLTQMGEIPLLTRDQEIALAKKIEITRKRFRRTLLESDFALQQSLDVMIKVHEGDLPFDRTIKVSVTEGFEKHQILGRMGQNIATLEYLRDQNIADFDIVVSPDSSKDDKKAATARMEIRRRKMVNLIEELSLRTQRLQPTLRKLEQISRRMTEIERQIKRLRRLKSAKDERANLQHELQDLMTMTRETPDSLRKRVKLINQRFGAYEQAMRELSGGNLRLVVSIAKKYRNRGLSFLDLIQEGNTGLMRAVDKYEYRRGYKFSTYATWWIRQAITRAIADQARTIRIPVHMIETMSKLRKVSKQLLQEKGREPTIEETAEAAGVSLEETRRVMKISRHPISLDRPVGESEDSYFGDFIEDEQSESPVSAATQEMLKDKIDVVLKTLTYREREIIKLRYGLGDGYTYTLEEVGRIFKVTRERVRQIEAKAVRKLQHPVRSKQLKGFLDGLLVGAVN is encoded by the coding sequence GTGTATCGACTTCACAACGACCTCCACGAATTGATCACTCGCGGTAAGAAGCAGGGGTTCCTGACCTTCTCACAAGTCAACGCTTACCTGCCGAACGAAGCCCCGAATCCGCAAAAACTCGACAACCTCGTCGAGTGCATGGACGAAATTGGTTTGGATGTCATCAGTGACGAACAAGCCGGCCTCCCGCCCGTCGACGATGGCAAAAAGAAATCGAAACCCCGCAAGCCTCGGGAACTTTCGGAAGAAGATCGGTCCCGCCGAATCGACGACCCCGTCCGGATGTACCTGACGCAAATGGGCGAGATTCCGCTGCTCACCCGCGATCAGGAAATCGCTCTCGCCAAGAAGATCGAAATCACTCGCAAACGATTTCGACGCACACTGTTGGAAAGCGATTTCGCGTTGCAACAATCGTTGGACGTGATGATCAAAGTCCACGAAGGCGACTTGCCCTTCGACCGCACGATCAAAGTGTCCGTCACCGAAGGATTCGAGAAGCATCAAATCCTCGGTCGCATGGGACAAAACATCGCGACACTCGAGTACCTTCGCGATCAAAACATTGCCGATTTCGACATTGTCGTCTCGCCGGATTCGAGCAAAGACGACAAGAAAGCCGCCACCGCACGGATGGAAATTCGCCGTCGCAAGATGGTGAATCTCATCGAAGAACTTTCGCTCCGCACCCAACGGTTGCAACCGACGCTGCGAAAGCTCGAACAGATTTCCCGCCGCATGACGGAAATCGAACGGCAAATCAAACGGCTGCGACGACTCAAGAGCGCGAAAGACGAACGAGCCAACTTGCAACATGAATTGCAAGACCTGATGACGATGACCCGTGAAACGCCGGATTCCCTGCGAAAACGGGTCAAGCTGATCAATCAACGCTTCGGTGCTTACGAGCAAGCCATGCGGGAACTGTCCGGCGGTAACTTGCGACTGGTGGTATCAATCGCCAAGAAATACCGCAACCGTGGGCTGTCGTTCTTGGACCTCATTCAAGAGGGCAATACTGGGTTGATGCGAGCCGTCGACAAGTACGAATATCGTCGCGGTTACAAATTCAGCACCTATGCCACTTGGTGGATTCGCCAAGCGATCACGCGAGCCATCGCCGACCAAGCCCGGACCATTCGGATTCCGGTGCACATGATCGAAACGATGTCCAAGCTGCGGAAGGTCAGCAAGCAACTGCTCCAAGAGAAAGGTCGCGAGCCCACCATCGAAGAAACCGCCGAAGCCGCTGGCGTGTCACTCGAAGAAACCCGCCGCGTGATGAAAATTAGCCGCCACCCGATCAGCTTGGATCGCCCGGTCGGCGAAAGTGAAGACAGCTACTTCGGCGACTTCATCGAAGACGAGCAAAGCGAAAGCCCCGTTTCGGCAGCGACGCAAGAAATGCTCAAAGACAAAATCGATGTCGTGCTGAAAACCCTCACCTATCGTGAACGCGAGATCATCAAACTGCGATACGGCCTGGGTGACGGTTACACGTACACGCTCGAAGAAGTCGGTCGTATCTTCAAAGTGACCCGCGAACGGGTGCGGCAAATCGAAGCCAAAGCCGTCCGCAAGTTGCAGCATCCCGTGCGAAGCAAGCAACTAAAAGGGTTCTTGGATGGATTGCTCGTCGGAGCAGTCAACTAA